A region from the uncultured Macellibacteroides sp. genome encodes:
- a CDS encoding RagB/SusD family nutrient uptake outer membrane protein: MKLRILSIVALSSLMFSSCDSWLDVKPEGTPNESNFWQSDKDYSDAMEAVYGNMSKEETWGRNLFWEQGASDDIFFSRARGNAQMNLANLNMDGTTEGSIKDIYRMMYEMNSAANNVVYHGLKMSSPTATIKNRIGEAYFMRAFSHFMIAYRYGRVDNGVPFDRYEDFDPYVTKIPEQRATVMDNYSLIIEDLDKAIELLPYFKNYGTADYGRASKDAAIALKVKVYAYWAQHDASQWSKIPALVDQLETEAGRGLLDNFSDVFTIAQEWGKEYIWSVNSSGSTLAGSIFPGIMLDNKGWGRYNGWGNFKPTLELWAEYDENDARRGATIMQYGDPFVFFGENRKFYSTADLECGFHFKKYMEPFTYGSVDSKSGAGISDKVSPNGDRPTTDLNVPIMRFAEMLLFKAEALIEQNKGTEAASVLNRIAKRAGMGEPYTNATIADLMHERRCELAGEYTDRVMDLKRWAAKYPAAKTMLEASKHGIKHVDRSNPASAIDEVKGTVMTINGKTYKGVMQIMAAKTYDAKDCVLPYELNEVIKAQGALKQNTGY; the protein is encoded by the coding sequence ATGAAATTAAGAATATTATCAATAGTGGCGCTTTCTTCACTGATGTTTTCTTCCTGCGATAGCTGGTTGGATGTAAAGCCTGAAGGAACCCCGAATGAATCAAATTTCTGGCAGTCGGATAAAGATTATTCCGATGCGATGGAGGCCGTTTACGGAAATATGAGTAAGGAAGAAACCTGGGGACGTAACTTGTTCTGGGAACAAGGTGCTTCGGACGATATCTTCTTTTCCAGAGCCAGAGGTAATGCTCAGATGAATCTTGCCAACCTCAACATGGATGGTACAACAGAAGGAAGTATTAAGGATATTTACCGTATGATGTACGAGATGAATTCGGCAGCAAATAATGTTGTTTACCATGGACTTAAAATGAGCAGTCCTACTGCAACTATTAAGAACCGTATTGGTGAAGCTTATTTTATGCGTGCGTTTTCTCATTTTATGATTGCATACCGCTATGGACGTGTGGATAATGGTGTTCCTTTTGATCGCTATGAAGATTTCGATCCGTATGTTACCAAAATACCTGAACAACGTGCAACAGTAATGGATAATTACAGTTTGATTATTGAAGATCTTGATAAAGCTATCGAACTTTTACCTTACTTCAAGAATTACGGAACAGCCGATTACGGACGTGCGTCTAAAGATGCTGCTATTGCTTTGAAGGTTAAAGTCTATGCTTACTGGGCACAGCATGATGCTTCACAATGGAGTAAAATACCTGCATTGGTAGATCAACTTGAAACAGAAGCTGGTCGTGGGTTATTGGATAACTTTTCGGATGTATTTACTATTGCTCAGGAATGGGGTAAAGAATATATCTGGTCGGTAAACTCTTCAGGTTCCACATTGGCTGGTAGTATTTTCCCGGGAATTATGCTCGACAACAAAGGTTGGGGTCGTTATAATGGCTGGGGTAACTTTAAACCAACCCTTGAATTGTGGGCCGAATATGATGAGAATGATGCTCGTCGCGGTGCAACAATCATGCAGTATGGTGATCCGTTTGTATTCTTTGGTGAGAATCGCAAGTTCTATTCAACAGCAGACCTTGAGTGTGGTTTCCACTTTAAAAAATATATGGAGCCATTTACTTATGGATCTGTTGATTCAAAGTCAGGAGCAGGTATTTCGGACAAGGTTTCTCCTAATGGTGACCGCCCTACAACGGATTTAAATGTTCCTATCATGCGCTTCGCCGAAATGTTGCTATTCAAAGCTGAGGCGTTGATTGAGCAGAATAAAGGAACAGAAGCTGCATCGGTTTTGAATCGTATTGCTAAACGTGCCGGAATGGGCGAGCCTTATACAAATGCAACAATTGCAGATTTGATGCACGAACGTCGTTGCGAATTGGCAGGAGAATACACTGACCGTGTGATGGACCTGAAGCGTTGGGCCGCCAAGTATCCGGCTGCAAAAACAATGCTTGAAGCTTCCAAACATGGTATAAAGCATGTGGACCGTTCAAATCCCGCTTCAGCAATTGATGAAGTAAAAGGAACTGTAATGACAATAAATGGTAAGACATATAAAGGCGTGATGCAGATTATGGCAGCTAAGACCTATGATGCAAAAGATTGTGTTCTTCCTTACGAACTAAATGAAGTGATTAAAGCTCAGGGAGCTTTAAAGCAGAATACAGGCTATTAA
- a CDS encoding TonB-dependent receptor: protein MNKKKNLLFSIKHACVGISLCCMVAGAEAAPSKSSVFNQKFDVELYLKNATLKNVVKSLKEQTEIAFSYDTSLDALNVNNISLNAKNENIESILDQVFAGTGISYKIEDKIVVLYRTSVSKTAKTTVAQQNSRKVAGVVKDAMGEPIIGANVVVKGTTNGVITGLDGDFQLEVPQNGVLVISYIGYIPQEVSVAGKSAVNVLLKEDTQKLDEVVVVGYGKMKKGDLSAAVATIANVDRLQDRPISSAEEMLQGQVPGVTVVSNGGHPDSKPSITIRGMGSRNGESPLYVVDGVPGAPFNFSDVTSMTVLKDAASAAIYGAYAGSAGVILVTTKQAAPGKTSIDYSVVTGYAAATNLPQSLTIEEERLVRAQALGGEANLPSGWDVTKNPYIGETRTNWIDAIFRTAPFQRHNVALSGGTEDFSNRASLEYSDRQGTLINTYNKSVTARLNSMYKLNKYVRIREDFSWQDTQTRGANTSSAESGVILSALMMPRNAEVYNSDGSYGGTAPSDQAYIDKYGSNFADIHGDAINPVRSLKAAFNNNHNSTLTTSTFLDIMEPIKGLNFTSRFTYKLENYFQKYYSVRRLEPGKPSDRNSLEYTSSRSTDWNFENTLTYDRVFNRHNLGLMASTTATEYGYRKFKVVGRDFENEDQSLMYFSQAGTFDPASDQYLKDRNVSFVGRASYSWADRYFVTGSWRRDYAGRLPQGQKYGDFPSATVAWKVTSEPFMPKSDVLNTLKLRASWGRIGNLGSISRGYGYPTLTSYILGGGDVGSQVGINNPIAIGKYTSVGYNPLLTWETSEQLDLGIDMSLFNNRLSINADYFAKKTMDLIKEQDTGWTSNIGISPMLVNEGEIHNSGFEVAATWNDRVGKVNYWVSANMATLKNRVHDIGKADANGKKPVWTDGGTYKDLSPFRSEEGQPLYSFYLIQSEGVFKSQSEVDAYVNSEGKKIQPNAQVGDLKFIDEDGNGSIGSEDRIFMGNGMPKVTYSLSGGLNWNNFTFNLMLQGVGGVKLFNAYKFTTLNESLSSFNRSRDILKALNGPNDEVPRISASDKNGNFSTNSDYYLEDGDYLRIKNVSLGYSFTNLFRKCTYMADRKSTLDVTLSVDNLATFTSYTGIDPEVGGTGLDMGQYPVSRTYSVGVKLKF, encoded by the coding sequence ATGAACAAAAAGAAAAACCTGCTATTCTCTATTAAACACGCGTGTGTAGGGATTTCGCTATGCTGTATGGTTGCGGGAGCTGAAGCTGCCCCCTCGAAGTCCAGTGTTTTCAATCAAAAGTTCGATGTCGAGCTTTATCTTAAGAATGCGACGTTAAAGAACGTGGTAAAATCATTGAAAGAGCAAACTGAAATTGCATTTTCTTATGATACGTCTTTGGATGCTTTAAATGTGAATAACATTTCACTTAATGCAAAGAACGAAAACATAGAGTCTATTTTAGACCAGGTTTTCGCTGGTACTGGTATTTCATATAAGATAGAGGATAAAATAGTTGTTCTTTATCGTACATCTGTAAGTAAAACAGCTAAAACAACTGTTGCCCAACAAAACTCAAGGAAGGTTGCCGGAGTTGTAAAAGATGCCATGGGAGAACCAATTATTGGAGCCAATGTGGTAGTTAAGGGAACAACGAATGGTGTTATCACAGGTTTAGATGGTGATTTCCAACTCGAAGTTCCTCAGAACGGTGTTTTAGTTATCAGCTATATTGGGTATATTCCTCAAGAAGTTTCTGTTGCTGGAAAAAGTGCAGTAAATGTGCTGTTGAAGGAAGACACTCAGAAATTGGATGAGGTAGTTGTGGTAGGTTATGGCAAAATGAAAAAGGGAGACCTTTCTGCAGCTGTTGCCACTATTGCTAATGTAGACAGACTTCAGGATCGTCCAATTTCAAGTGCAGAAGAAATGTTGCAGGGACAAGTTCCGGGGGTTACGGTAGTATCTAATGGTGGTCACCCTGATTCTAAACCAAGCATTACCATTCGTGGTATGGGATCTCGTAATGGAGAATCTCCTTTATATGTTGTAGACGGTGTTCCGGGTGCTCCTTTTAATTTTAGTGATGTAACATCCATGACCGTTTTGAAAGATGCTGCTTCTGCTGCTATCTACGGAGCGTATGCTGGTTCAGCCGGTGTTATCCTGGTAACAACAAAACAAGCAGCTCCGGGTAAAACATCAATCGATTACAGTGTGGTTACTGGTTATGCTGCGGCAACTAACCTTCCCCAATCTCTGACAATTGAAGAAGAACGTTTGGTTCGTGCTCAAGCATTGGGAGGAGAGGCTAATCTACCGAGTGGCTGGGATGTGACGAAGAATCCATATATAGGAGAGACTCGCACCAACTGGATCGATGCTATTTTTAGAACAGCTCCTTTCCAACGACATAATGTTGCATTGTCCGGAGGTACCGAAGATTTCTCAAATCGTGCTTCACTTGAATATTCTGACCGTCAGGGAACGTTGATTAATACCTACAATAAGAGTGTAACCGCACGTTTAAACTCAATGTACAAGTTGAATAAGTACGTTCGGATCCGTGAAGATTTCAGCTGGCAAGATACTCAAACCAGAGGCGCAAATACTTCAAGTGCCGAGTCTGGTGTTATCTTATCTGCTTTGATGATGCCGCGTAACGCAGAAGTTTATAATTCCGATGGATCTTATGGTGGAACTGCTCCAAGTGATCAGGCGTATATCGATAAATACGGAAGTAACTTTGCCGATATTCACGGAGATGCAATCAATCCTGTCCGTTCATTAAAAGCGGCATTCAATAATAATCATAATTCTACATTAACGACCTCTACGTTCCTTGATATTATGGAACCAATTAAAGGTCTGAATTTTACATCTCGTTTTACTTATAAGCTTGAAAACTATTTTCAAAAATATTATTCAGTTAGACGACTTGAGCCGGGCAAACCATCGGACAGAAACTCATTGGAGTACACTAGCAGCCGTAGCACTGACTGGAATTTTGAAAATACGCTTACATACGACCGGGTTTTTAACCGTCACAATCTTGGATTGATGGCTTCTACAACTGCAACGGAATATGGTTACAGAAAGTTTAAAGTAGTTGGTCGCGATTTTGAAAATGAAGATCAGTCATTGATGTATTTTTCTCAGGCTGGCACATTCGATCCTGCTTCTGATCAATACCTTAAAGATAGAAATGTTTCTTTTGTAGGACGTGCCTCATATAGCTGGGCCGACCGTTACTTTGTTACTGGATCTTGGCGTCGAGACTATGCAGGCCGTTTGCCTCAAGGACAGAAATACGGAGATTTCCCTTCTGCAACAGTTGCCTGGAAGGTTACTTCCGAGCCTTTTATGCCGAAGTCGGATGTATTGAATACGTTGAAATTACGTGCAAGTTGGGGTCGTATTGGTAATTTAGGTTCTATTTCCAGAGGATATGGTTATCCTACTTTAACTTCATATATACTTGGTGGTGGTGATGTTGGTAGCCAGGTGGGAATAAACAATCCTATTGCAATTGGTAAATATACATCTGTTGGTTACAATCCCCTTCTTACCTGGGAAACTTCAGAACAGTTAGACTTAGGTATTGATATGTCTTTGTTTAATAATCGCTTAAGTATTAATGCGGATTATTTTGCAAAGAAAACCATGGACTTGATTAAAGAACAGGATACCGGCTGGACTTCAAATATTGGTATCAGTCCGATGTTGGTTAACGAAGGCGAAATCCATAATAGTGGATTTGAAGTTGCTGCAACATGGAACGATAGAGTGGGAAAAGTAAATTATTGGGTAAGCGCAAATATGGCTACTTTAAAGAACCGCGTACATGATATTGGCAAGGCTGATGCAAATGGTAAAAAACCAGTTTGGACAGATGGCGGAACTTACAAAGATTTAAGTCCGTTCCGTTCGGAAGAAGGACAACCTCTTTATTCTTTCTACCTGATTCAGTCGGAAGGCGTATTTAAATCACAATCGGAAGTAGATGCTTACGTAAATAGCGAAGGAAAGAAAATTCAACCGAATGCTCAGGTGGGCGACCTTAAGTTTATCGACGAAGATGGTAATGGTTCTATTGGTAGCGAAGACCGTATCTTTATGGGAAATGGTATGCCAAAAGTCACTTATTCGTTGTCTGGAGGCTTGAATTGGAATAACTTCACCTTTAATTTGATGTTACAAGGTGTTGGGGGAGTTAAATTGTTCAATGCCTATAAATTTACGACACTGAATGAATCTTTGAGCAGTTTTAATCGCTCAAGAGATATTTTGAAAGCATTGAACGGACCTAATGATGAAGTTCCCCGGATATCAGCTTCTGATAAAAATGGAAACTTCTCAACTAATTCGGATTACTATTTGGAGGACGGAGACTATCTGCGTATAAAAAATGTTTCTTTGGGTTATTCATTTACCAACTTATTCAGAAAGTGTACTTACATGGCAGATCGCAAGAGTACGCTGGATGTAACTTTGAGCGTTGATAACCTGGCTACTTTTACTTCATATACAGGAATAGATCCTGAAGTTGGTGGAACAGGTCTTGATATGGGTCAGTATCCGGTATCCAGAACATACTCAGTTGGTGTTAAACTAAAATTTTGA
- a CDS encoding FecR domain-containing protein translates to MNEQLIYKYLSGQASRGEELELLEWLAVSEDNKKIFFEMKAIWSAVQHAGSPVGPIKMENALLKINSKIDQSLPKNRRVSFFTYNKKWIAYAAAVVFLIMLPLTYLINDKHNISSHEAYVTTNSNDIKTIILSDGTKVWLNSKTSLTYPEKFTGKQREVILDGEAFFEVTKDATHPFIVKTSSFRVKVLGTSFNINSYKDSFLANTVLETGKIQLQTTEGQNLITLHPGQQAIYTPGTKDLEVRNVAVNEYTSWRYGLVSMNNATIQDIVKSLEETYKISIQIDSVHLRNHRYNFTYKKDEGAEEAIRMLQYMTGLNCKVK, encoded by the coding sequence ATGAACGAACAACTTATATATAAATATTTGTCAGGACAAGCGTCAAGAGGCGAAGAACTCGAATTGCTTGAATGGCTGGCTGTTTCAGAGGATAATAAAAAAATATTCTTTGAAATGAAAGCTATTTGGTCGGCTGTTCAGCATGCAGGAAGCCCGGTTGGTCCGATTAAAATGGAAAATGCTCTCCTTAAAATTAATAGTAAGATCGACCAATCTTTACCCAAGAATAGGCGTGTCTCATTTTTTACATATAATAAAAAATGGATTGCTTATGCAGCTGCAGTAGTCTTTCTTATTATGCTTCCGCTGACTTATCTAATTAATGATAAGCATAACATATCGTCGCACGAGGCATATGTAACGACAAATTCCAATGATATTAAAACAATCATACTCTCAGATGGTACTAAAGTTTGGCTTAATAGCAAAACTTCGCTTACATATCCTGAGAAATTTACAGGAAAACAAAGAGAGGTAATCCTCGACGGTGAAGCTTTCTTTGAAGTTACTAAAGATGCCACTCATCCGTTTATAGTAAAAACCTCTTCTTTCCGGGTAAAAGTGTTGGGTACATCCTTTAATATAAATTCGTATAAAGACAGCTTTTTGGCAAACACAGTGCTTGAAACCGGAAAGATACAGCTGCAAACAACGGAAGGTCAGAATTTAATTACGTTGCATCCCGGACAGCAGGCAATATATACACCCGGAACAAAAGATCTGGAAGTACGGAATGTTGCTGTAAACGAATATACATCGTGGCGCTATGGATTAGTTTCGATGAATAATGCAACTATACAGGATATAGTGAAAAGTCTGGAAGAAACTTATAAAATCAGTATACAAATAGATTCTGTCCATTTAAGAAATCACCGTTATAATTTCACCTATAAGAAAGATGAAGGAGCGGAAGAGGCAATTCGTATGCTGCAATATATGACAGGATTAAATTGTAAAGTGAAATAA
- a CDS encoding RNA polymerase sigma-70 factor: MDDNSLLINEVKAGSRAAFNALYRLHYVGLISYAELFLDADAAEDVVQDVFLNVWQNRENLNDSYSFRGYLLRSVYNTSLNYLKKENYARKYSTDYQQQIEEMGYLFYDPDANDIIQKLYSKDLREEIQKAIDALPPKCKEVFSLSYLGDMSNKEIGIQLGISVSTVENHIYSALKQLRLKLGMYKSLLLFFVYFLHK; the protein is encoded by the coding sequence ATGGATGATAATTCATTATTGATTAATGAAGTTAAGGCTGGTAGCAGAGCTGCGTTTAATGCACTTTACAGATTGCATTACGTAGGACTGATTTCCTATGCCGAATTGTTTCTGGATGCAGATGCTGCTGAGGATGTGGTGCAGGATGTTTTTCTCAATGTTTGGCAAAACAGAGAAAACTTAAATGACTCATATTCATTTCGTGGTTATTTGTTGCGTTCTGTCTACAATACATCGTTGAATTACTTGAAAAAAGAAAACTACGCCCGGAAATACTCAACAGACTATCAACAGCAAATAGAAGAGATGGGATATCTTTTTTACGATCCGGACGCAAATGATATTATTCAAAAATTATATTCTAAAGATTTACGCGAAGAAATTCAGAAAGCGATAGATGCTCTTCCTCCAAAATGCAAAGAGGTTTTTTCGTTAAGTTATCTCGGAGATATGTCCAATAAAGAGATTGGCATTCAATTGGGGATTTCGGTAAGCACCGTAGAAAATCATATTTATTCTGCACTAAAGCAGCTAAGACTAAAATTAGGTATGTATAAGTCCCTCCTTTTGTTTTTTGTATATTTTTTACATAAATGA